In a genomic window of bacterium:
- a CDS encoding competence/damage-inducible protein A, whose amino-acid sequence MIKAEIVSVGTEHLLGQIVDTNAQYLCTLLATLGIAVYYRSTVGDNVGRVQEVFANALGRVDLMVSTGGLGPTDDDLTVAAVAELLGLPMERHEEAWTHVQEFFRRRNRPLSSQQVKQAMLPRGAHMVPNTRGSAPGVIVEHEGKTIVFVPGVPREMKGMMEDHVVPYLRARGLVGDEVIRSRVVRIIGLGESAVEDRLRDLMRASTNPTIAPYAHTGECHVRITARGTDAAVEPLLDQTEAALRERLGDAIYVVGDATIDEVVARLLAQRGVTVAVAESCTAGLIAHRLARTPGASAYLDGGVIAYSNAAKHRWLYVPESLVERHGAVSAEVARAMAEGVRSQAATDLAIATTGIAGPTGGTEAKPVGLVFLALAHAEGTEVREVRFGTEPGRAGIQYLASQTALDMIRLQLLR is encoded by the coding sequence ATGATCAAGGCCGAGATCGTGTCGGTCGGGACCGAGCATCTGTTAGGACAGATCGTCGACACCAACGCCCAGTACCTGTGCACGCTTCTGGCCACGCTCGGGATCGCCGTGTACTATCGGTCCACCGTCGGCGACAACGTCGGGCGCGTGCAGGAAGTCTTCGCGAATGCGCTCGGTCGGGTCGATCTCATGGTGTCCACGGGAGGCCTGGGTCCGACCGACGACGACCTCACGGTCGCGGCCGTCGCGGAACTGCTCGGGCTTCCGATGGAGCGTCACGAGGAGGCCTGGACGCACGTCCAGGAGTTCTTTCGGCGCCGCAACCGTCCGCTGAGCTCGCAGCAGGTCAAGCAGGCGATGTTGCCGAGGGGCGCGCACATGGTGCCGAACACGCGAGGCAGCGCCCCTGGCGTGATCGTGGAGCACGAAGGAAAGACGATCGTCTTTGTTCCCGGTGTGCCCCGTGAGATGAAGGGCATGATGGAGGACCACGTCGTCCCCTATCTGCGAGCACGGGGACTGGTCGGCGACGAGGTCATTCGGTCCCGCGTCGTCAGGATCATCGGCTTGGGCGAGTCCGCCGTGGAGGACCGGCTTCGCGACCTGATGCGCGCGAGCACCAACCCAACGATCGCGCCGTACGCGCACACGGGGGAGTGCCACGTGCGGATTACCGCGCGGGGGACGGACGCGGCGGTGGAACCGCTGCTCGACCAGACGGAGGCCGCGCTGCGGGAACGTCTCGGCGACGCGATCTACGTGGTCGGCGACGCCACGATCGACGAGGTCGTCGCCCGGTTGCTGGCGCAGCGGGGCGTGACGGTCGCCGTCGCGGAGTCCTGTACGGCCGGGCTGATCGCGCACCGGCTCGCGCGAACGCCCGGCGCGTCGGCGTACCTCGACGGAGGGGTGATCGCATACAGCAACGCGGCGAAGCACCGCTGGCTCTACGTTCCGGAATCGTTGGTCGAGCGGCACGGCGCGGTCAGCGCGGAGGTGGCCCGGGCGATGGCGGAGGGCGTGCGCAGCCAAGCTGCGACCGATCTGGCCATCGCGACGACGGGGATCGCCGGGCCGACGGGCGGGACCGAGGCGAAGCCCGTCGGCTTGGTCTTTCTCGCGCTCGCGCACGCGGAAGGGACGGAGGTGCGGGAGGTTCGGTTCGGAACGGAGCCGGGCCGCGCGGGCATCCAGTATCTCGCGTCTCAGACGGCGCTCGACATGATCAGGCTGCAGTTGTTGCGTTGA
- the thpR gene encoding RNA 2',3'-cyclic phosphodiesterase — protein MTSPGHGGRRRIFVAVPITPALRDAALSMMRRALRVEAGALRWVEGEALHVTLRFLGEITEPEVARAVEAARIAAAASAAFSITLAGGGAFPSLRRPRTVWMGVAAGAERLAALSQALDTALVERQFRQDARGFHAHVTVARVRSERAAPDLSGCAERLKGPAAPVAGSQRVGGISVMESALLPSGAVYREICSARFGALPVE, from the coding sequence TTGACATCACCGGGTCACGGGGGACGGCGTCGGATCTTCGTAGCGGTCCCGATCACGCCGGCGCTGCGCGACGCGGCGCTCTCGATGATGCGCCGCGCGCTGCGCGTCGAGGCGGGCGCACTCCGGTGGGTCGAAGGCGAGGCGCTGCACGTCACGCTCCGATTTCTCGGCGAGATCACGGAACCGGAGGTCGCGCGCGCGGTCGAGGCCGCGCGCATCGCGGCGGCCGCGTCGGCCGCGTTCTCGATCACGCTCGCCGGTGGCGGGGCGTTTCCGTCCCTCCGGCGGCCTCGGACCGTGTGGATGGGGGTGGCCGCAGGCGCGGAACGGCTGGCGGCGCTCTCGCAGGCGCTCGACACGGCGCTTGTGGAACGCCAGTTTCGCCAGGACGCGCGAGGGTTTCACGCGCACGTGACGGTGGCGCGCGTCAGATCCGAAAGGGCGGCGCCGGATCTCAGTGGTTGCGCCGAGCGTCTCAAGGGGCCCGCAGCCCCTGTCGCGGGTTCGCAACGCGTTGGTGGGATCTCGGTCATGGAGAGTGCGCTGCTGCCGTCGGGCGCGGTGTATCGAGAGATATGCAGCGCACGCTTTGGCGCGCTGCCGGTCGAGTGA
- a CDS encoding RodZ domain-containing protein, which produces MNILGIGERLRNAREARGLSLDDVEAATRIRRRYLEALEEEAFDRLPGPAYVRGFLNAYASHLGLPPEEIASMYPMPLGARVAVRASPVDVRITPVTPRSRARRFVIGASLVLLCGAAVIAYILYGQLRQFTGTPEPTSQGSASTTSPSAAPSTVPGASQGPAAAGTSSTGTPSARSVTAPPATAATPPSGPGGATGTSPAPGASQPGSAVPLQAIMSAAPVTVAAVATDRSWVRAVADGVTVFEGFLSAGDQQVWQAKRQLTLRIGNASALTLTVNGRSVGRLGNPGDVVDETYTALTP; this is translated from the coding sequence ATGAACATTCTTGGCATCGGCGAGCGGTTGCGGAACGCGCGCGAGGCCCGGGGCCTCTCGCTGGACGATGTGGAAGCGGCCACGCGCATCCGTCGGCGGTACCTGGAAGCGCTCGAGGAGGAAGCGTTCGACCGGCTGCCCGGCCCGGCCTACGTTCGGGGTTTTCTCAACGCGTACGCGTCCCATCTCGGGCTGCCGCCCGAGGAGATCGCCTCGATGTATCCGATGCCGCTCGGCGCCAGGGTTGCCGTGCGCGCGTCGCCGGTGGACGTTCGGATCACCCCGGTGACCCCGCGCTCGCGCGCACGGCGATTCGTGATCGGAGCCTCGCTCGTGTTGTTGTGCGGAGCCGCGGTGATCGCGTACATTCTGTACGGTCAACTCCGCCAGTTCACCGGCACCCCCGAACCGACGTCCCAGGGGAGCGCGTCCACGACCTCGCCGTCCGCGGCGCCGTCTACCGTACCGGGTGCGAGTCAGGGACCCGCGGCCGCCGGGACGAGTTCGACGGGGACACCATCCGCCAGGAGTGTCACGGCACCGCCGGCGACCGCGGCAACGCCGCCGTCTGGGCCCGGTGGTGCAACCGGGACGTCTCCGGCACCCGGCGCGAGTCAGCCCGGATCCGCGGTGCCGCTGCAGGCGATCATGTCCGCCGCGCCCGTGACGGTTGCAGCGGTGGCCACCGACCGTTCCTGGGTTCGGGCAGTGGCCGATGGCGTGACAGTGTTCGAGGGGTTCCTCAGCGCCGGCGACCAGCAGGTCTGGCAGGCCAAGCGCCAGTTGACCCTGCGAATCGGGAACGCGAGCGCCTTGACCCTGACCGTGAACGGCCGGTCGGTCGGTCGCCTTGGCAACCCGGGAGACGTCGTGGACGAGACCTACACCGCGCTGACACCGTGA
- the recA gene encoding recombinase RecA has product MNERQRALDLALTQIEKQFGKGSIMKLGEHQAKLTADVISTGALALDIALGVGGVPRGRVVEIYGPESSGKTTLGYHIISEAQRSGGVAAFIDAEHALNPEYAGNVGVDIDNLLISQPDSGEQALEIAEMLVRSGAIDVVVVDSVAALVPRAELEGEMGDAHVGLQARLMSQALRKLVGAISKSRTTVIFINQLREKVGVMYGNPEVTTGGRALKFYASMRIEIRRIESIKSGDQVLGQRVRVKVVKNKLAAPFRDAELDIIFPRGISRAGSLLDVAVAQGIVTRTGTWFAYKDMKLGQGRDNAREFLESNPELAQEISERTREKVGLIRTAPSADEPAPEVHSNGDARPASRDGHPTVPAKGVPARASR; this is encoded by the coding sequence ATGAACGAGCGGCAGCGGGCCCTTGATCTTGCTCTGACCCAGATCGAAAAACAGTTCGGCAAAGGGTCCATCATGAAGCTTGGCGAGCACCAAGCCAAGCTGACCGCGGACGTGATATCCACGGGTGCGCTGGCGCTGGACATCGCTCTTGGTGTGGGCGGGGTGCCCCGCGGGCGCGTCGTGGAGATCTACGGCCCCGAGTCTTCCGGCAAGACGACGCTCGGATACCATATTATTTCCGAGGCGCAACGCAGCGGGGGCGTCGCGGCGTTCATCGACGCGGAGCACGCACTTAACCCCGAATACGCAGGCAACGTCGGGGTGGACATCGACAATCTCCTGATCTCGCAACCGGATTCCGGTGAGCAGGCGCTCGAGATCGCCGAGATGCTCGTGCGTTCGGGCGCGATCGACGTCGTCGTGGTGGACTCGGTGGCGGCGCTGGTGCCGCGGGCCGAACTGGAAGGCGAGATGGGCGATGCGCACGTGGGCCTGCAGGCCCGGTTGATGTCCCAGGCGCTCCGGAAGCTCGTCGGGGCCATCAGCAAGTCACGCACGACGGTGATCTTCATCAACCAGCTTCGCGAGAAGGTCGGCGTGATGTACGGCAACCCCGAGGTCACCACCGGCGGTCGCGCGCTCAAATTCTACGCGTCGATGCGAATTGAGATCCGACGTATCGAGTCGATCAAATCCGGCGATCAGGTGCTGGGCCAGCGAGTGCGGGTCAAAGTGGTCAAGAACAAACTGGCCGCGCCGTTCCGTGATGCGGAGTTGGACATCATTTTCCCGCGCGGGATCAGCAGAGCGGGGAGCTTGCTCGACGTCGCCGTGGCGCAGGGCATCGTCACCCGGACGGGCACGTGGTTCGCCTACAAGGATATGAAACTCGGGCAAGGCCGGGACAACGCGCGCGAGTTCCTCGAGTCCAACCCGGAGTTGGCACAGGAGATCTCGGAGCGGACGCGCGAGAAGGTCGGCCTGATACGCACGGCCCCGTCGGCGGATGAGCCTGCGCCGGAGGTGCACTCGAACGGAGACGCGAGGCCGGCGTCCCGCGACGGACACCCGACGGTGCCGGCGAAGGGAGTTCCTGCTCGGGCTTCGCGATGA